The Chryseobacterium sp. LJ668 genome segment TTTTTGAAGAAAACCGTATCGAGAACTTTTTGAATGACAGACAAATTTTGTTTTTAAGCTCACTGGTTCTCGATACATTTTTCTCCGCTTTGCTGCGAGAAACGAAATCGAACCGACAGTCCTTTTTCTCTGCAGATTAAATGAATTACAGTAATGAATGTTGGTATTAAATTAATATTTTTGGTACATGAAATTACTAACCGTTAAACGAACAAAAAATTCATTGCAGCTAATTGATGAAAATAAATCTCTGATTGGAGAGCGTTTATCGGGACTTTTTGCAGGAGCAAATGAGCGATTAAAAATAAATGACACCATTTACAAAATAAGACATTCAGGCTTTTTGTACCGTAGTACTAAATTTTTTGACAGCAGCGGAAAATTAGTTGTCATGATTGATTTCGAGAAAGACAGGTTATTTTATTACGGTCAACCCTATACTGAAATTTACATTTTAAAATCTAACGGTTGGTTGAATGGCTCACAATCATTATATAATTTTTATAACGACGAACTCGTCATGAGATTTGATTGCAAAAGGTCATTTTTCAAATCACGATATGAAATTCAAATCAAAGAAGATTTTACCAATTCGATCATAATTCTGGCTTTTTTACAGTCCAATATAAAAGACCTGGAAGACTAATTAAATAAAAGAACATGAAAAAACTAGGAATCATCGGCTGCGGCTGGCTTGGAAGTCAGATTGCACAACGGCTATCAGATCAATATAAAATCTTTGCAACGACAACTACAGAATCGAAAGTCGGCGATTTAGAATCTAAAGGCTATCAGACAACATTGGTGAGTTTTCCAAATGAATTGGATCCTGAGATGAAAGAGTGGGAAAATGCAAAAGATTTAGATGCGATTATTATCAGCGTTCCGTTCTCCGGAATCCGGGGCGCAAAAATTCCTATGAATGAAAAACGTGAAAACCTATTGAATTTCATTGGAAATTACCAAGGTCAGTTGTTTCTGATGAGCTCGACCGGAGTGTATGCTCAGGAAGAAAAAGAATTCACAGAAGAAGATCAGCCTGCGGAAAATGTAGAGAGCGAAAGTTTTATCCTGGAAAAATTTCCACAGACCAATATTTTAAGATTGGGAGGATTAATGGGAGATCAGCGGCTTTTAAAGAATTACCATATTTCAAATCTCGATCAGCTGGTGAATCATATTCATTACGCAGATATTGTTTCGGTCATTGAAAAAATGCTTGAAAATCATTCTGAATCTAAGGTTTATAATGTTGTTGCCCCAATTCATCCAAATAAAGAAGAGGTGATCAATGCACAGAAAGATTTACCTTATGACGGAGAAAGAACCACGGTTGGTAGAACGATTTCTCCAGAGAAATTGAGTAAAGAATTGAACTTTGAATTTCAATATCCTGATCCGAGGTATTTTCATTTGTGAATGTTTTGATTAATAATTATGTTAAGAAGATGATGTTGATCTTCCGACCTTCCTCCACAGTTTAAAAAATCAAATACAAAACTCAGCAATTCACTGAGTTTTTTTTGCTTAAAAGTATATTAAATTTAATTCA includes the following:
- a CDS encoding Rossmann-fold NAD(P)-binding domain-containing protein — its product is MKKLGIIGCGWLGSQIAQRLSDQYKIFATTTTESKVGDLESKGYQTTLVSFPNELDPEMKEWENAKDLDAIIISVPFSGIRGAKIPMNEKRENLLNFIGNYQGQLFLMSSTGVYAQEEKEFTEEDQPAENVESESFILEKFPQTNILRLGGLMGDQRLLKNYHISNLDQLVNHIHYADIVSVIEKMLENHSESKVYNVVAPIHPNKEEVINAQKDLPYDGERTTVGRTISPEKLSKELNFEFQYPDPRYFHL